Sequence from the Microbacterium sp. 1.5R genome:
GACCCTCGAGCGCCTTGCCGAGCACGACCTCTGCCGCGGTGTTCGCGTAGGTGTCTGCGGTGTCGAATGTGGTGATGCCGACGTCGAGCGCCGCGTGCACCGTCTTGACGGCGGCGTCGTCGCCGACCTGCGAAGCGTGCGTGACCCAGTTGCCGTAGGTGATCTCAGAGACCTTGAGACCGCTGTTGCCGAGATAGCGATAGTTGACCATGCCATAACGCTACCGGCCGCGGCAGGCGCCGGGCCCGGATCAGACGCGCGGTTCGACCAGCTGCTCCTGCTCGGCGAGCGTCTGCGCCTGGGCGCGCTTCTCGGCGAGCTCGCGCTCCTGCGCCGCGTCACGCGCTTCGGCGGCCTGGGCGGCCTCCTTGCGCTCGGCGCGGGTCTGCGGCTCGCCTGATCCGGCATCCGCCTGGATCCCCTGCGACTGCACGGTGACGATCGCCGCGCGGTCGCGGAACCCCTCGGCGGTCACCTTGTCGAGCGCGACCTGCTTGCGGATCGCGACGGCCTTCTCGTAGAGCGACGGGTCGCCGTAGGAGGTGAGCACCTTCACGAGCACGGGCAGCAGCTCGATCATGAAGAACAGTGCGGCGATGAGGATGTGCGCCCACAGGATCGTCGGCTCCTTCTCGCTGAGCCTGTTCAGACCGCTGATCTGGCTGAGCAGACCGATCGCGCCCGCGTTGCCGGACGCCACCGATTCGGCGCGCGCGTTGTACGCGGCGAGCGCGGTGTCATAGCTGTCGCGCGCGGCGGGCAGCTGAGACTGCGCCTCTTCACGGTTCCGCGACTCCGACGTGCTGGTGTTCTCCTTGGCGGCGGTGCCCGCGGCTGCCAGCTCTTCGTTGGCGGTGCGCAGCTGCGCGGCGAGCGCGTCGTAGGTCTGCTGCGCCTCGGCGAGCTGGGCCTGGGCGGCATCCGAGCTCGCGCCCTCGCCGTTCACGCCGGTGCAGCCGGGAACCGTGCCTGCACCTTCGCCGGTGAGCTCGCACTGGTAGAGGACGCGGGCCTGGTCGATCACGGCCTGCTGCTCGGTCATCTTGGCCGTGAGGTCGTCGACCGTGGCCTGCGCGGCCGATTCGGTCGCCGACGACGAGTCGGTGCCGGCGACGATTCCGGTCGCCGCCTGGTTCTCGAGCTCGGCGACGCGGTCGGATGCGGCGTCGAGCGCCTTCTTCTCGGGGCCGGTCTCGAGTGCATCCTGGTCGGCCTGCGCCTGGGTGATGTTCGTCGAGGCGACCTCGCGCGCGATGTCGTTGTGGAAGATCTGCAGCACGAGCGGCTCGGCGACGACGAAGCCGATGATCGCGGCCATGATCACACGTGGGATCGCGAGGCCGATGAGCTTCCAGACGTTGCGGGTCGACGTCATGGTCGAGGTGAGGAAGCGATCGAGGTTGAAGATGATGAGCGCCCAGACGACCGCCAGCGGCACGGCCAGCCAGATCGCGGCCTGCACGCCCGTGGTCAGTGCGAACAGCATGGAGATCGCCGAGACCAGTGCGGTTCCGGCCAGCACGAAGAACATCTGCACGAAGCGCGAGGTCTCACCGGGGACGCGGTCGAGGATCTCGCCCTCGGCTCCGCCGAGGATGGCGAGCTTGCGCAGACGCGACCCCGGCACGCGCGGTGCGCGCTCGCGCGGCTGACGCCGGGGCTTGGGCTCACGCACGGGACGGGCGGATGCCGCGGCATCCTGCTCCTGCTCCGGCGCATCGGGCACCTCGGGTGCCTGCTGCGGTTCCGGCAGATCGGCGCCCGTGGGCTCGTACGCGCGCAGGAAGTCGAGGTCGTCCGTGTCAGCGTTCGGGTCGCTGTCGAGGATGATCCGACCCTGCGAATCGAACCGTCCTGGGCGGTGAGCGGAATAGGGCATTCCGACAATCTACGAAATGTCGCCTGTGGAAAACGTGCACGAACCCTGTGTTTCCGCCTCCGCGGGCCTCGTCAGGGTCAGCGCGGCAGCATGCGGACGAGCGCATCGGCGCTCGCGGCGAGCGCGTCCTTGAGCGAGAAATGTCCGGCGGCGCACAGCGTTCCGAGTCCGTGCACGAGGCCCCACACTCCGGTGACGCTCTGCGCGTCGAGGCCCGCCGCCACGGACGCCTCCGACAGCAGCTGCTCGAGCTCATCGATCAGGGGGGCCATGGTCTCGCTCGGCTCACCGGGGATGCACACCGTGGGGTCGTAGATCACGTCGAAGCCGTGCGGATGCTCGACCGCGTAGCGGATGTACGCGGCACCGCCTTCGATCACGGCGGATGCGGAGTCCGGCGCCTCCTCGATCCCGCCGCGCACCGCGGCCACCAGGTCGGCCATGCTGCGCTCGGCGAGGACCTTGAGCAGACCGCGCCGGTCGGAGAAGTGGTGGTACGGGGCGTTATGGCTCACGTCGGCGGCGCGGGCGACCTCGCGCAGGCTGATCTCCCCCGCGGGCTTCTCGGCGAGCAGCTGCATCGCCGCCGCCTCGAGGGCGTGGGCGAGGTCACCGTGGTGATAGCCGGATCGGGAACTTGACACAAGCAACATTGTTGCCTATCTTGACAGTGTCCACCACTGCTTGACACTGTCAACATAGGAGCGCACATGTCATCCGCACTGATCATCGACGGCCACCCCGATGCCGGATCCCTCACCGCAGAACTGGCCCGACGCTATGCCGCAGCGCATGGCGACGCCCGTGTCCTCGCTCTGCGCGATCTCGACTTCGATCCGTCGCTGCGCTTCGGCTACCGCCGGCGCATGCAGCTCGAGCCCGACCTGATCGACGCGAAGCGCGCACTGGCCGAAGCGCGGACGGTCGTGGTGTTCACGCCGCTCTGGTGGGGGTCGGTGCCGGCGTTGCTGAAGGGCTTCTTCGATCGGGCCCTGCTGCCGCAGCAGGAGTACCGGTACTCGAAGCTCGGGATGCCCGAAGGCCTGTTGACGGCTGCGAACGGACGCCTGTTCCTGCTGGCGGACACCCCGTGGTTCCTCACGCCCTTCACCGGGCTCCCGGCGCAGACGCACGTCGCCCGCGGGACGATGAGGTTCTGCGGCATCCGCTCGGTGCGCACCACGCGGATGCTGGGCGTCAAGGACGCGAGCCCCGCGCGCATCGAGTCGTGGCTGTCGCGCGCCGAGACTCTCGGTCGCCGCGACGGCCTTCGCGATCGCGCCAACGGCCCTCAGGCCATGGCGGCGGAGGCAGCCTCGTCTTCGGTCGTCGCGACGAGCTGACCGCAGGCACCGTCGATCTCCTTGCCGCGAGTGTCGCGGAGGGTCGTCGGGATGCCTGCGTCGTTGAGGCGGCGCACGAACTCGTTCTGCACCGAGGGCTCGGACGACGTCCAGATCGAGCCGGGCGTCGGGTTCAGCGGGATCGGGTTGACGTGCACCCAGCCGCGGCCGCGCTCGTTGAGCTTGTCGGCGAGCAGGTCGGCGCGCCAGGCGTGGTCGTTCATGTCCTTGATCAGCGCGTACTCGATCGAGACACGGCGGCCGGTCTTGGCGTAGTAGTCGTAGGCGGCGTCGAGCGCCTCGTCGACCTTCCAGCGCGAGTTCACCGGGATGAGCTCGTCGCGCAGGTGGTCATCCGGTGCGTGCAGCGACAGCGCGAAGGTGACGGGGATGCCCTCGTCGGCGAGCTTCTTGATGGCCGGCACGAGTCCGACCGTCGACACCGTGATGCCGCGAGCGCTCATGCCCAGGCCGTCGGGCTGGGGCGCGACCATCGATCGCACAGCATCCATCACGCGCTTGTAGTTGGCGAGCGGCTCACCCATGCCCATGAAGACGATGTTCGACACGCGCTCCATCGAGTGGTCATCGGCCTTCTTGCCGCCGAGACCGCCCTCGGCGATCAGGCGGTTGGCGCGGACGATCTGCTCGATGATCTCGGCGGTCGACATGTTGCGGGTGAGGCCCGCCTGGCCGGTGGCGCAGAACGGGCAGTTCATGCCGCACCCGGCCTGCGACGAGACGCACAGGGTGATGCGGCCCGGGTAGCGCATGAGCACCGACTCGACCAGCGCGCCGTCGTGCAGACGCCAGAGGAACTTGATCGTGTCGCCGCGGTCGGTCTCCAGGCGGCGCACCTCGGTGAGCAGCGGCGGCAGCATGCCGGCGACGAGCTGCTCCCGGGTGTCGGCCGGAAGATCCGTCATCTCCGCGGCATCCGACGTGTAGTGCCGGAAGTAGTGGGTCGAGAGCTGCTTCGCGCGGAAGCCGGGCAGGCCGAGCTCCTTGACCTTCTCGACGCGCTCGGCGGGCGTGAGGTCGGCGAGATGCACCGGCGGCTTGCCGCGCTTCGGGCTTGCGAACTGCAGCAGCGGCCGCCCCTCGGCATCCTTCTGCTGCGTCCATCCCTCGGTCGCAGGACGCACCTGCGGGGTGCCGGTCGAGCGGACTGCCCCCGAACGGGACGACGCGGGTGCCGTGGCGGGGCGCGTCTCGCGCGTGCGGGGAGTCTCGGTCATACCTCCAGGGTACGCGGTGCCGGGTGGGAAGCGCCTGGGGCGCCGGCCCCGGCGTCCCTAGACTGACCCCATGGACATCATCATCGCTGTCGGCGCGGTCATCGCAGCTGTCGTCGTGGGCGTGGTGATCATCGGCGCCGCCCTGCGCTCGATGCGCCCGAAGGCACCGGAGCCGCACGTGTTCACCCCGTCGCCGACGATGGCCCGATCCGTGGCGACCGCTTCGACGTCGACCGCCTCGGCATCGCAGCTGACACCCGCGGCGATCGCCGAGATCGACCGGCTCGTCGCGGCCGGGCAGAAGATCCACGCGATCAAGCTCTACCGGCAGCACACGGGCGTGCGCCTGCAGGAGGCCAAGGACCGGATCGACCACTGGTCCGTCAGCACCACGGCACCGCACCTCGCGGCCGTCTCGAACGCCTCGGCCGCCCACTCGTCGATCACGGCGACGCCGTCGTCGGTGCGGGGCGCGCTGCCGGCATCCGTCGCCTCCGAGGTCGACCGGCTCATCGCCGCCGAGCAGAAGATCCAGGCGATCAAGCTGGTCAGGGAGCACACCGGGCTCGGCCTCAAGCAGGCGAAGGACGTCGTCGAGGCCTGGCCACACCCGCGCCACTTGTAGTTACAGGCTGCGGTCGGGGAGAATGGAGCCGATCCCCCATCGAAGGAGTCTTCGCCATGCCCGACCGCCTCTCCCGCGCCCGTTCCGCCGGCGTCCTCGCCGTCTTGCGCGCACCCTCGCCCGAGCTCGCACTCGAGGCGTCCGAGGCGATCATCCGCGGTGGCGTGACCGGCATCGAGGTCACCTTCTCGACCCCCGACGCCCCCTCGGTGATCCGCGAACTCATCGCGCGCCACGGCGACGCGGCCTACATCGGCGCGGGCACAGTGACGACTGCCGAGCAGGCCGCCCTCGCCGCCGATGCCGGTGCGGAGTTCCTCGTCAGCCCCGGAACCCTGCCCGCTCTGACCCGAGCGATGCTCGAGACCGGCCGCGTCGTCATGACAGGCGCCATGACCCCGACCGAGGTCATGGGCGCGCTCGAGCTCGGCGTCGACGTGGTCAAGATCTTCCCCGCGTCCCTCGGCGGGCCCTCGTACCTCGGCGCGCTGCGCGGACCGTTCCCGGATGCTCCGCTGATGCCGACGGGAGGCGTCAGCCCCGACAACCTCGCCGACTGGTTCCGCGCCGGAGCCGTGGCGGTCGGAGCGGGCGGCGACCTCGCGAACGGCGCCTCGCTCGCTGCATCCGACTGGGCCGACATCGAACAGCGCTCGGCCCGCTTCGCCGCGGCGCTCGCTGCGACCCGCAGCTGAGTCGGCCGATGACCCGGTGATCGAACTCGCACCCCTCGCCTGGGCGGCGCTCGGCCTCGCCGCCGTCACGATCGGCATCTCGAAGACCGCGCTCCCCGGCGGCAGCATCCTGGCCATCGCACTGTTCGCGACCGTGCTCCCCGCGCGCACGTCGACCGCCGCGATGCTCCTGCTGCTCATCGTCGGCGACGTGTTCGCGTTGATCACCTATCGCCGCCACGCGCACTGGCCGACGCTGCTGCGCCTCGCGCCCGCCGTACTCGCAGGGCTGCTGGCCGGCTTCGCGTTCCTCGCGCTCGCGGGCGACGGCATCGTGCGTCGGGCGATCGGCGTGATCCTGCTGGCGATGATCGCAGTCACCCTGTGGCGGCGATGGCGGCAGGACCGGGCGGATGCCGCGTCGCCCGCACCGGGAGGCATCGTACTCTCGGGCGTCTACGGCACTCTCGGTGGCTTCACGACCATGGTCGCCAATGCGGGCGGACCCGTGATGTCGATGTACTTCCTCGCCACCCGCACGCCCGTGCAGGTGTTCCTCGGCACCTCGGCCTGGTTCTTCGCGATCATCAACCTCGTGAAGATCCCGTTCCTCGCGGGCCTCGGCCTCTTCGAGGGCCACGTGCTGCTCATGGATGCCGTGCTCGCGCCGCTCGTGGTGCTCGGCGCTCTGGGCGGCATCCGCCTCGCGAAGCGCATGAACCAGGTGCTGTTCGACCGCATCGTGATCGTGCTGACGATCGCCGGCGCCGTCTACCTGCTGTTCTGAGCGCCTGCTCCCCGCAGCAGAACCGCCTCAGTCGAGGAAGATGTCGGGGAACAGCCGGTCGTCGGGAGTGCCGGGGACGGCGGCGTAATGCGAGAAGTCGGTCACGCCGTCGGCCTCGAGCACGTCCTCGACGATCAGGGTCTGACCCGTGTACTCGGCCGCGGGCTTGAGCAGCACCGCATAGGCGGCGTCGGCGTAGATGTCGGGCGTGCGGCTCGCCGCCATGACCTTGTCGCCGCCGAGCAGGTTCTGCACCGCGGCGGTGGCGATGGTGGTGCGCGGCCACAGGGTGTTGGCGGCGATGCCGTCGCGGGCGAACTCCGCGGCAAGGCCGAGCGTGACCATCGTCATGCCGAACTTCGCGAGCGTGTATCCGGTGTGCGCACCGAGCCACTTCGGCGTGGGGTTCAGGGGCGGCGACAGCGACAGGATGTGGGGGTTCTCGGCGTCCTTGAGGATCGGCACCGCCGCGCGCGAGAGCATGAACGTGCCGCGGACGTTCACGTCCTGCATCAGGTCATACTTCTTCGCGCCGAGGTCGAGCGAGCGCGAGAGGTCGATGACGCTGGCGTTGTTGATGACGATGTCGATGCCGCCGAACTCGCCCTGCGTCTTGAGCACGGCCTCGGTGATGTCGTCGTCGTCGCGCACGTCCCCGACGATCGGCAGCGCCTGACCGCCCGCCGCCCTGATCTGGTCGGCGGCCGTGTGCACCGTTCCCTCGAGCTTCGGATGCGGGGTGTCGGTCTTCGCCAGCATCGCGATGTTCGCGCCGTCAGCCGCGGCACGCAGTGCGATCGCGAGTCCGATGCCGCGGCTGCCGCCGGACATCAGGATGGTCTTGCCTGCCAGTGACATGGATTCTCCTTGGAGCGTCGGGGCTTCGGGACTTCGGGGTTCGGGCTTACTTCGGTGCCATGCGGATCGCGCCGTCGAGGCGGATCGTCTCGCCGTTGAGGTAGCCGTTCTCGACGATCTGCTGCACGAGAGAGGCGTACTCGTCGGGGCGTCCGAGACGCGAGGGGAACGGCACCTGCTGGCCCAGCGAGTCCTGCGCCGCCTGCGGCAGGCCCATCAGCATCGGGGTCTCCATGATGCCGGGAGCGATCGTGCAGACGCGGATGCCGTAACGAGCGAGCTCGCGAGCGACGGGAAGCGTCATGGCGTGCACGCCGCCCTTCGAGGCCGAGTATGCCGGCTGGCCGATCTGCCCGTCGAAAGCGGCCACGCTCGCGGTGTTCACGATGACGCCACGGTCGCCGGTGTCGGTCGCGTCGTTCTTCGCGATCACGGCGGAGGCCTGGGACAGGACATTGAAGGTGCCGACGAGGTTGATGCGGACGACGCGCTCGAAGTCGGCGAGCACGGCCGGGTTGCCCTCGCGGTCGAGCACCTTCGCCGGCGGGGCGATGCCGGCGCAGTTGACGACGATCCGCAGCGGAGCGGCGGCCTGCGCTGCGGCCACGGCGGCAGCGGCATCCTCGGCGCTCGTGACGTCTCCGCCCGAGAACACCCCGCCGAGGTCTCTGGCGATCTCGGCCCCGGCCGACGAGGGCAGGTCGAGGATGGTGACGACGGCGCCGGCGGCGGCGAGCGTTCGCGCGGTGGCGAGGCCCAGACCGGACGCACCGCCGGTGATGAGAGCACTCGAGCCCTGGATCTGCATGCGGTTCTCCTTCGAAACGTGTGCGACTCAGTGTCAGTTTAGCTGATTCCGAGTTTCAGGCGACACATCGCCAGAGGCCTCGCGACGGTGTCGACCCCGAGCCTACGCCGCGCACGTCGAAGGGGCGGGGCCATGACGGCCCCGCCCCTTCGGAATGACTCGCGAGATCAGACCTGGATCTGCGCGGCGATGCCCTTCAGCTTGTGGCGTGCGAGCGCGAGGTTCGCCGACGCACTGTTGAGCACGAGGTAGATGAAGAGCCCGCTCGCACCGGTCGTGTTGAGCACGTTGATCAGGTGATACTGCGAGCTCAGGGTGATGAGGATGTCGTCGATCTCATCCGTGATGCCGAGGTCGCGCATCGTCGCCAGCTTGGCGCGCACGACGTTCGAGTTGCCCGCGGCGGCGATCCCCAGGTCGAATGAGGGGTTGCCGCCCTGGGCGAGTGCCATTCCGCTGCCGTAGTCGACGATCGCGGCGCCGGTGGCGCCCTCGATGGCCAGCAGCTGCTGCAGGGCGTCGTCAAGTGAACTCATGTTGTACTGCTCCTCTATGGTGATGCGTGTGCGCTCGACGCCGGCGTCAGGTGCCTGTGCGGATGCCGGGGCGTCGCCGCTCCAGATCCACTCGACGAACTGGTCGAGATCCCGTTCGCCGGATTCCTGCGACGAGATCGCCGGAGCCTTCGGCAGCCCGACCGCGGTAGCGTGAGCGGCATCGGAATCGGCACCGGGTGCGACCTCGGAAGCCGCGGATGCGGACGAGGAGGCATCGGCATCGCTGCCCTGCCGCCGCCACCACTGTGACCGGGACGAAACGCGCACGAAGACCTCTGATGTGTCGAGTGGGATGGATGATGCGGCCGCCGACGGCGACCGCGACTGAGACTAACCGCGTCCCGCCGCCCGGAGTCGGAAAAATACACGCATACCGATATACGTTCGAACATGAGATGAGCGCCCCATGAGCATCCCCTCCACGACGACGGAGATCCCGCCGATCGTGCGGTCACTGGCCGCGGGCGCCACGCTCACGCCGGTATGGCTGAACGGCATCGGCGGGCTCACCTTTCGCACCGACGACGGGCGCTACATCAAGTGGGGCCCGCATGACGCCGAGGCGAACATGCGGGACGAAGCGGAGCGGATGCGGTGGGCGCGGCGTTGGATCGCGGTTCCCGAGGTGATCGATCAGGGTGAGGACGCCACGCACGAGTGGCTCGTCACGGCTGCGCTCCCGGGCCGCAGCGCTGTGGCCCCCCGATGGATCGACGACCCCGAGACCGCCGTTCGCGCGGTCGGAACCGCACTGCGCGCGATGCACGACTCGCTGCCCGTCGAGCAGTGCCCCTGGACCTGGAGCCCCGCATGGAGGATCGCGAACGCGGTCGAGCGCGGCGTCACGGTGCCGGCCGACCTGCACGAGCCGCCTCGGCTCGAGTACTACCGCCGACTCTGGAACGAGACCTGAGACTCGACTCAGTCGGTCGGCGAGGCGTCCTCGTGCACGGCCACTCGGATCTCCGAGATCCGGCGACGATCGACGGCCGTCACGCGGATCGTCGCACCGGGCACCTCGACCGAATCACCGACCACCGCGAGGCGGCCGAGCATCTCGGTGACGAAGCCCGCGACCGTGTCCGATGCGCCACGGGGAAGCGCGATCCCGGTGATCTCGGCGAAGTCCTGCAGGTTGAGGCGGCCGTCGAGTGCGCCGCCGGCGTCCGGCATCCGGTCTTCCGTGTCGTATTCGTCGAAGATCTCGCCCACGACCTCTTCGACGAGGTCCTCGAGCGTCACGATGCCGTCGGTGCCGCCGTACTCGTCGACCACGACGGCGATCTGGTGACCGGCCGCCCGCATGCGGGTCAGGGTGGGAAGCACGCCCGCGGTCGAGGGCACGTACTCGACGGGACGCATGAGTCCGAGCACCGCGCGCGTCGCGTCGTCGGCGGCGGCCTCGAAGAGGTCGCGCACGTGCACGAAGCCCACGATGTCGTCGAGCGAGGCGTCGATCACCGGGTACCGCGAGAACGGCAGCTCGCGCACGTCCGCGATGGCCTCGGCGAGCGTCGCGGCGCCGTCGAGCGCGACGACCTCGGGACGGGGCCGCATGACCTCGCTCACCTGACGTCCGCGCAGCGACAGCACGTCGTCGAGGATGCGTCGCTCGTCGTCGGGGAGGCTCTGATGCGTCGCGACGATGTCGCGCAGCTCCTCCTCGCTGAGCTCGTCCGCCGCCTTGTGCGGGTCGCCGCCCAGCAGACGCACGACCGCATTCGTCGACACCGACAGCAGCCAGATGACCGGCCTCATGACCACGGCGAAGCCGTCGAGCACCGGCGCGACGGCATACGCGAACTGGGCGTTGCGCTGGATGGCGAGCCGCTTGGGCACGAGCTCGCCGAGCACGAGCGACAGGTAGGCGATCACGAGCGTCAGCAGCACGGTCGAGAGGGTGAGAGCCAGCGGAGCGGCGACCCCGAGGTTCTCGAGCAGAGGCGCGACCGACGGGGCGATCGAGGTCGCACCGTAGGCGGCCGAGGCGAAGCCGGCGACCGTCACGCCGATCTGCACCGCCGAGAGGAAGGTGTTCGGGTTGCGAGCGAGGCTCGCGACCTTCTCGCCTCGTCTGCCACGAGCAGCGATCGCATTGATCTGACTCTCACGCAACGTGACGAGGGCCATCTCCGTCGCGGCGAACACGCCGCCGACGAGGACGAACACGAACACCAGAGCGATGTTCACCGCGAGGTCGCCCATCAGCGGGCCACCTCACGAGGTGCGGGGGTGCCCGAGGTCATTCGGGCGCCGGGTCTGTCGGGGTCTGCGGACGCGTCGGAGCGGCGCGACTGGTTCACGAGTGTTCCTTCTGGGTGTCGGTGGTGAGCGGTGCAGAGCTGGACGGATCAGGAGTGTCGAGCGCGTCGCGCTTGTCGTCGCGTCGCGTCTTCATGAGGCTCGCGACGGTGGCGACGGCGATCGTCGCGCCGATGAAGACGAGCGAGAACCAGATCGGGATCTCAGGCGCCCACAGCATCGGCTCTCCGCCGTTGATGAACGGAAGCTCGTTGACGTGCATCGCGTGCAGCACGAGCTTGACGCCGATGAACGCGAGGATGACCGCGAGGCCCTGCGCGAGGTACACGAGGCGCTGCAGCAGGCCGCCGATGAGGAAGTACAGCTGGCGCAGGCCCATGAGGGCGAAGGCGTTGGCCGTGAAGACGATGTAGGCCTCTTCGGTCAGACCGTAGATGGCGGGGATCGAGTCGACCGCGAAGATCAGGTCGACGAAGCCGATCGCGATGATCACGAGGAACATCGGCGTGAAGAATCGCTTGCCGTCGCGCTGCACGGTCAGGCGGTCGCCGTTGTACTCGTCGCTCACCGGCAGGATACGGCGCACGAAGCGCATGAATCGGCCGTTAGCCGGGTTGTGGTCGCCCTGTGCGAACGCCTGGCGGTAGGCCAGGAACAGCAGCAGCGCACCGAAGAGGTAGAAGATCCAGGAGAAGTTCTCGATCAGCGTGGCGCCGAGCGCGATGAATCCACCGCGCATGATGAGCGCGATGACGATGCCGATCATCAGCACCTTCTGCTGATAGATGCGCGGCACGGCGAAGCCGGTCATCACGATGAGGAACACGAAGAGGTTGTCGATCGACAGCGCCTTCTCGGTCAGGTACCCGGCGAAGTACTCACCGCCGTACGTCCAGCCCGACACGGTGCCGATGCCGACGCCGAACAGCAGGGCCAGACCGATGTAGAACGCCGACCAGCGGGCGGACTCGCCGATGGTGGGCTCATGGGGCTTTCGCACGTGGGCGAAGAACTCGTACACGAAGAAGGCGATCGTGACGGCGATCGTGATGATCCACACGAGGGGGGTGATGTTCAAGGAGGTCTCCAGAAGACGAGGCGTGACGAGGTCGACGCCAAGGTCTTCTCCATCCTCGAGAACGAGGACCGGGGACCCGGGATGCAGGGACATCCGTAATGACGAGCCGCCCGTGGTGGAGTACTCCCCTTGGGTTCACTCGATGCTAGCGAATACATCGGCATTCCAGCTATGAGAAAGCTGAGTGGATGCTTCCGGTTCCGGTGGTTCGGGCGGCGATGTCAGGTCGTGGGCTCGTCAGGCGGTCGGGCCGAGGATGAAGTTCCACGCACCCGTGAGCACCGCCGCCGCGATCGCCACCGCCGGGATCACCGCCGCGACGATGACCAGCGCCGTGTCGCGTCGGTCCCACCTCGACTCCCGCGCCCACGAACGCGGTGCCGCACCGCCGAAGCCGCGAGCCTCCATGGCCGTCGCCAGCGACGATCCACGACGGATCGCCAGCACGAACAGCGCGAACGCCATGCCGAGCGCACGACGGACCCGCCCCTCGTCGGCCACCCCGCGCGCACGCCGCGCGAGAGAGAGCGCCCGCCAGTCGTCGACGAGCAGGCCCAGCATCCGCATCCCCGCGAGCGCGCCGACGACGAATCGCGCCGGCAGCCTCACCCGCTGCGCCAGGTCGTCGGCGAGGTCGGTGGGGTCGACCGTGATGAAGAGCACCACCGCGGGGAGTCCGATCGCGAGCACGCGCACGGCG
This genomic interval carries:
- a CDS encoding ribosomal protein L7/L12 produces the protein MDIIIAVGAVIAAVVVGVVIIGAALRSMRPKAPEPHVFTPSPTMARSVATASTSTASASQLTPAAIAEIDRLVAAGQKIHAIKLYRQHTGVRLQEAKDRIDHWSVSTTAPHLAAVSNASAAHSSITATPSSVRGALPASVASEVDRLIAAEQKIQAIKLVREHTGLGLKQAKDVVEAWPHPRHL
- a CDS encoding DUF4407 domain-containing protein → MPYSAHRPGRFDSQGRIILDSDPNADTDDLDFLRAYEPTGADLPEPQQAPEVPDAPEQEQDAAASARPVREPKPRRQPRERAPRVPGSRLRKLAILGGAEGEILDRVPGETSRFVQMFFVLAGTALVSAISMLFALTTGVQAAIWLAVPLAVVWALIIFNLDRFLTSTMTSTRNVWKLIGLAIPRVIMAAIIGFVVAEPLVLQIFHNDIAREVASTNITQAQADQDALETGPEKKALDAASDRVAELENQAATGIVAGTDSSSATESAAQATVDDLTAKMTEQQAVIDQARVLYQCELTGEGAGTVPGCTGVNGEGASSDAAQAQLAEAQQTYDALAAQLRTANEELAAAGTAAKENTSTSESRNREEAQSQLPAARDSYDTALAAYNARAESVASGNAGAIGLLSQISGLNRLSEKEPTILWAHILIAALFFMIELLPVLVKVLTSYGDPSLYEKAVAIRKQVALDKVTAEGFRDRAAIVTVQSQGIQADAGSGEPQTRAERKEAAQAAEARDAAQERELAEKRAQAQTLAEQEQLVEPRV
- a CDS encoding bifunctional 4-hydroxy-2-oxoglutarate aldolase/2-dehydro-3-deoxy-phosphogluconate aldolase, encoding MPDRLSRARSAGVLAVLRAPSPELALEASEAIIRGGVTGIEVTFSTPDAPSVIRELIARHGDAAYIGAGTVTTAEQAALAADAGAEFLVSPGTLPALTRAMLETGRVVMTGAMTPTEVMGALELGVDVVKIFPASLGGPSYLGALRGPFPDAPLMPTGGVSPDNLADWFRAGAVAVGAGGDLANGASLAASDWADIEQRSARFAAALAATRS
- a CDS encoding TetR/AcrR family transcriptional regulator → MSSSRSGYHHGDLAHALEAAAMQLLAEKPAGEISLREVARAADVSHNAPYHHFSDRRGLLKVLAERSMADLVAAVRGGIEEAPDSASAVIEGGAAYIRYAVEHPHGFDVIYDPTVCIPGEPSETMAPLIDELEQLLSEASVAAGLDAQSVTGVWGLVHGLGTLCAAGHFSLKDALAASADALVRMLPR
- a CDS encoding SDR family NAD(P)-dependent oxidoreductase, whose amino-acid sequence is MQIQGSSALITGGASGLGLATARTLAAAGAVVTILDLPSSAGAEIARDLGGVFSGGDVTSAEDAAAAVAAAQAAAPLRIVVNCAGIAPPAKVLDREGNPAVLADFERVVRINLVGTFNVLSQASAVIAKNDATDTGDRGVIVNTASVAAFDGQIGQPAYSASKGGVHAMTLPVARELARYGIRVCTIAPGIMETPMLMGLPQAAQDSLGQQVPFPSRLGRPDEYASLVQQIVENGYLNGETIRLDGAIRMAPK
- a CDS encoding NAD(P)H-dependent oxidoreductase, with amino-acid sequence MSSALIIDGHPDAGSLTAELARRYAAAHGDARVLALRDLDFDPSLRFGYRRRMQLEPDLIDAKRALAEARTVVVFTPLWWGSVPALLKGFFDRALLPQQEYRYSKLGMPEGLLTAANGRLFLLADTPWFLTPFTGLPAQTHVARGTMRFCGIRSVRTTRMLGVKDASPARIESWLSRAETLGRRDGLRDRANGPQAMAAEAASSSVVATS
- a CDS encoding SDR family oxidoreductase; translation: MSLAGKTILMSGGSRGIGLAIALRAAADGANIAMLAKTDTPHPKLEGTVHTAADQIRAAGGQALPIVGDVRDDDDITEAVLKTQGEFGGIDIVINNASVIDLSRSLDLGAKKYDLMQDVNVRGTFMLSRAAVPILKDAENPHILSLSPPLNPTPKWLGAHTGYTLAKFGMTMVTLGLAAEFARDGIAANTLWPRTTIATAAVQNLLGGDKVMAASRTPDIYADAAYAVLLKPAAEYTGQTLIVEDVLEADGVTDFSHYAAVPGTPDDRLFPDIFLD
- a CDS encoding sulfite exporter TauE/SafE family protein; protein product: MIELAPLAWAALGLAAVTIGISKTALPGGSILAIALFATVLPARTSTAAMLLLLIVGDVFALITYRRHAHWPTLLRLAPAVLAGLLAGFAFLALAGDGIVRRAIGVILLAMIAVTLWRRWRQDRADAASPAPGGIVLSGVYGTLGGFTTMVANAGGPVMSMYFLATRTPVQVFLGTSAWFFAIINLVKIPFLAGLGLFEGHVLLMDAVLAPLVVLGALGGIRLAKRMNQVLFDRIVIVLTIAGAVYLLF
- the rlmN gene encoding 23S rRNA (adenine(2503)-C(2))-methyltransferase RlmN; this encodes MTETPRTRETRPATAPASSRSGAVRSTGTPQVRPATEGWTQQKDAEGRPLLQFASPKRGKPPVHLADLTPAERVEKVKELGLPGFRAKQLSTHYFRHYTSDAAEMTDLPADTREQLVAGMLPPLLTEVRRLETDRGDTIKFLWRLHDGALVESVLMRYPGRITLCVSSQAGCGMNCPFCATGQAGLTRNMSTAEIIEQIVRANRLIAEGGLGGKKADDHSMERVSNIVFMGMGEPLANYKRVMDAVRSMVAPQPDGLGMSARGITVSTVGLVPAIKKLADEGIPVTFALSLHAPDDHLRDELIPVNSRWKVDEALDAAYDYYAKTGRRVSIEYALIKDMNDHAWRADLLADKLNERGRGWVHVNPIPLNPTPGSIWTSSEPSVQNEFVRRLNDAGIPTTLRDTRGKEIDGACGQLVATTEDEAASAAMA